In Amphiprion ocellaris isolate individual 3 ecotype Okinawa chromosome 3, ASM2253959v1, whole genome shotgun sequence, one genomic interval encodes:
- the LOC111575703 gene encoding sodium/potassium/calcium exchanger 1-like isoform X12, which produces MYCTRKKRLQLSRVLFLLSGVFLCTLYQLTISARLYEPLPMPQIGEDFEEGSTEGVEEATVEPGGLEEPLTATHELEPTDQTTPAMHVGHQTGTTSDFKASTTTESPLLPTTNRTIVRCIYVAPEPPPETPTAAPAPPITTIIPATPGEAPHVKGEYPEDIFSIEDRRRGWVILHVIGMMYMFVSLAIVCDEFFVPALGVITDKLAISDDVAGATFMAAGGSAPELFTSLIGVFIAHSNVGIGTIVGSAVFNILFVIGMCALFSREILHLTWWPLFRDVSFYILDLILLIIFFLDNVIMWWESMMLVAGYTTYVIFMKFNVQLEQAFKTQLHKHKSIVKVIAVEEADKTNGDGEDNAPPAPEDKNRLKLKPSLQRGGSSASLHNSTMRNTIFQLMIHTLDPIGQDGEEKSEQTKAPEAAPAAEAEKKEQPEDEKEDVPAKQNGSGGSEDSDSEEEDSDDDSDESSEDEDDDEEDDTEDEGEEKEDEPLSLEWPDTRRKQATYLFLLPIVFPLWLTVPDVRNQKSRKFFVITFLGSIMWIAVFSYLMVWWAHQVGETIGISEEIMGLTILAAGTSIPDLITSVIVARKGLGDMAVSSSVGSNIFDITVGLPVPWLLYSSFHGFAPVAVSSNGLFCAIVLLFLMLLFVIISIATCKWKMNKVLGFTMFLLYFIFLVLSVMLEDRIIICPVSI; this is translated from the exons ATGTATTGTACAAGAAAGAAGCGACTTCAGCTGAGCCGGGTCCTATTTCTCCTCTCTGGGGTTTTCCTCTGTACCCTCTACCAGCTGACCATTAGTGCCAGACTGTATGAGCCTTTGCCAATGCCTCAGATTGGAGAGGACTTTGAAGAAGGTTCAACAGAGGGGGTTGAGGAGGCTACAGTAGAGCCTGGAGGCCTGGAGGAACCTCTAACTGCAACACATGAATTGGAGCCCACAGATCAAACGACACCAGCGATGCATGTGGGGCATCAGACAGGCACAACTTCAGATTTCAAAGCATCCACCACTACTGAATCTCCACTGTTGCCAACCACAAATCGGACTATTGTGCGCTGCATCTATGTGGCCCCTGAGCCTCCACCAGAGACACCCACAgcagctccagctcctcctATAACCACCATAATCCCAGCTACACCTGGTGAAGCTCCACATGTAAAGGGTGAATACCCTGAAGACATCTTTTCTATTGAAGACCGCAGACGAGGCTGGGTGATCCTCCACGTTATTGGGATGATGTACATGTTTGTGTCCCTTGCCATTGTGTGTGATGAGTTCTTTGTTCCTGCACTGGGGGTAATCACAGACAAGTTAGCCATTTCCGATGATGTTGCAGGAGCCACCTTCATGGCTGCCGGAGGTTCTGCTCCTGAGCTTTTCACCTCCTTGATTGGAGTCTTCATCGCCCACAGCAATGTGGGTATCGGGACAATTGTTGGTTCAGcggttttcaacattttgtttgtgattgGAATGTGCGCTCTGTTTTCTCGGGAGATTCTTCATCTGACCTGGTGGCCACTTTTCAGAGATGTATCATTCTACATACTTGACCTCATCCTACTGATTATCTTCTTCCTGGATAATGTTATAATGTGGTGGGAGAGCATGATGCTGGTGGCCGGTTACACTACCTATGTCATTTTCATGAAGTTCAATGTGCAACTAGAGCAAGCATTCAAGACCCAGCTCCACAAACATAAGAGCATTGTCAAAGTTATTGCTGTGGAAGAAGCTGACAAG ACAAACGGAGACGGTGAAGATAATGCCCCCCCTGCTCCAGAGGACAAGAATCGGTTAAAG TTAAAACCATCCCTTCAGCGAGGGGGGAGCTCTGCTTCTTTACACAACAGCACCATGAGGAACACCATCTTCCAACTCATGATTCACACATTAGACCCCATAGGACAGG ATGGTGAGGAGAAAAGTGAGCAGACTAAAGCGCCTGAGGCTGCCCCAGCTGCAGAAGCAGAGAAGAAGGAGCAGCCAGAGGACGAGAAG GAGGATGTACCAGCAAAACAGAATGGGTCGGGAGGCTCAGAAGACTCTGACAGTGAGGAAGAGGACAGCGATGATGACAGTGATGAGTCCAgtgaagatgaggatgatgatgaagaagatgacaCAGAGGatgaaggagaggaaaaagaagatgaGCCTCTCTCTTTAGAGTGGCCTGACACACGACGTAAGCAAGCCACCTACCTCTTCCTGCTGCCTATAGTTTTCCCTCTGTGGCTCACAGTCCCTGACGTTCGCAACCAG AAATCCAGGAAATTCTTTGTCATCACCTTCCTGGGCTCTATTATGTGGATCGCTGTCTTCTCCTACCTCATGGTGTGGTGGGCCCATCAG GTGGGTGAGACCATCGGCATCTCAGAGGAGATTATGGGCTTGACTATTCTGGCTGCAGGGACCTCCATCCCTGACCTCATTACCAGTGTGATTGTGGCTCGCAAAGGCCTGGGGGACATGGCTGTATCCAGCTCTGTGGGCAGCAACATCTTCGACATCACTGTGGG CCTACCAGTCCCGTGGCTCTTGTACTCATCCTTTCACGGTTTTGCTCCAGTGGCTGTCAGCAGCAACGGGCTCTTCTGTGCCAtcgtgctgctcttcctcatgCTCCTCTTTGTCATCATCTCCATTGCAACATGTAAATGGAAGATGAATAAGGTGCTGGGTTTCACCATGTTTCTCCTCTACTTCATCTTCCTGGTGCTCAGTGTTATGCTGGAGGATCGGATCATCATCTGCCCTGTTTCTATCTGA
- the LOC111575703 gene encoding sodium/potassium/calcium exchanger 1-like isoform X3, with amino-acid sequence MYCTRKKRLQLSRVLFLLSGVFLCTLYQLTISARLYEPLPMPQIGEDFEEGSTEGVEEATVEPGGLEEPLTATHELEPTDQTTPAMHVGHQTGTTSDFKASTTTESPLLPTTNRTIVRCIYVAPEPPPETPTAAPAPPITTIIPATPGEAPHVKGEYPEDIFSIEDRRRGWVILHVIGMMYMFVSLAIVCDEFFVPALGVITDKLAISDDVAGATFMAAGGSAPELFTSLIGVFIAHSNVGIGTIVGSAVFNILFVIGMCALFSREILHLTWWPLFRDVSFYILDLILLIIFFLDNVIMWWESMMLVAGYTTYVIFMKFNVQLEQAFKTQLHKHKSIVKVIAVEEADKTNGDGEDNAPPAPEDKNRLKLKPSLQRGGSSASLHNSTMRNTIFQLMIHTLDPIGQGKFKDKAETLNNVARRKAESKPQDKADGEEKSEQTKAPEAAPAAEAEKKEQPEDEKVLSYHVQVLIKKPRSQSLIPVYEDVPAKQNGSGGSEDSDSEEEDSDDDSDESSEDEDDDEEDDTEDEGEEKEDEPLSLEWPDTRRKQATYLFLLPIVFPLWLTVPDVRNQKSRKFFVITFLGSIMWIAVFSYLMVWWAHQVGETIGISEEIMGLTILAAGTSIPDLITSVIVARKGLGDMAVSSSVGSNIFDITVGLPVPWLLYSSFHGFAPVAVSSNGLFCAIVLLFLMLLFVIISIATCKWKMNKVLGFTMFLLYFIFLVLSVMLEDRIIICPVSI; translated from the exons ATGTATTGTACAAGAAAGAAGCGACTTCAGCTGAGCCGGGTCCTATTTCTCCTCTCTGGGGTTTTCCTCTGTACCCTCTACCAGCTGACCATTAGTGCCAGACTGTATGAGCCTTTGCCAATGCCTCAGATTGGAGAGGACTTTGAAGAAGGTTCAACAGAGGGGGTTGAGGAGGCTACAGTAGAGCCTGGAGGCCTGGAGGAACCTCTAACTGCAACACATGAATTGGAGCCCACAGATCAAACGACACCAGCGATGCATGTGGGGCATCAGACAGGCACAACTTCAGATTTCAAAGCATCCACCACTACTGAATCTCCACTGTTGCCAACCACAAATCGGACTATTGTGCGCTGCATCTATGTGGCCCCTGAGCCTCCACCAGAGACACCCACAgcagctccagctcctcctATAACCACCATAATCCCAGCTACACCTGGTGAAGCTCCACATGTAAAGGGTGAATACCCTGAAGACATCTTTTCTATTGAAGACCGCAGACGAGGCTGGGTGATCCTCCACGTTATTGGGATGATGTACATGTTTGTGTCCCTTGCCATTGTGTGTGATGAGTTCTTTGTTCCTGCACTGGGGGTAATCACAGACAAGTTAGCCATTTCCGATGATGTTGCAGGAGCCACCTTCATGGCTGCCGGAGGTTCTGCTCCTGAGCTTTTCACCTCCTTGATTGGAGTCTTCATCGCCCACAGCAATGTGGGTATCGGGACAATTGTTGGTTCAGcggttttcaacattttgtttgtgattgGAATGTGCGCTCTGTTTTCTCGGGAGATTCTTCATCTGACCTGGTGGCCACTTTTCAGAGATGTATCATTCTACATACTTGACCTCATCCTACTGATTATCTTCTTCCTGGATAATGTTATAATGTGGTGGGAGAGCATGATGCTGGTGGCCGGTTACACTACCTATGTCATTTTCATGAAGTTCAATGTGCAACTAGAGCAAGCATTCAAGACCCAGCTCCACAAACATAAGAGCATTGTCAAAGTTATTGCTGTGGAAGAAGCTGACAAG ACAAACGGAGACGGTGAAGATAATGCCCCCCCTGCTCCAGAGGACAAGAATCGGTTAAAG TTAAAACCATCCCTTCAGCGAGGGGGGAGCTCTGCTTCTTTACACAACAGCACCATGAGGAACACCATCTTCCAACTCATGATTCACACATTAGACCCCATAGGACAGG GAAAATTTAAGGATAAGGCTGAAACTCTGAATAATGTGGCTAGACGGAAGGCAGAGAGCAAACCTCAAGACAAAG CAGATGGTGAGGAGAAAAGTGAGCAGACTAAAGCGCCTGAGGCTGCCCCAGCTGCAGAAGCAGAGAAGAAGGAGCAGCCAGAGGACGAGAAGGTACTCTCCTACCATGTCCAGGTCCTTATCAAAAAGCCCAGAAGTCAGTCTTTGATACCTGTCTAT GAGGATGTACCAGCAAAACAGAATGGGTCGGGAGGCTCAGAAGACTCTGACAGTGAGGAAGAGGACAGCGATGATGACAGTGATGAGTCCAgtgaagatgaggatgatgatgaagaagatgacaCAGAGGatgaaggagaggaaaaagaagatgaGCCTCTCTCTTTAGAGTGGCCTGACACACGACGTAAGCAAGCCACCTACCTCTTCCTGCTGCCTATAGTTTTCCCTCTGTGGCTCACAGTCCCTGACGTTCGCAACCAG AAATCCAGGAAATTCTTTGTCATCACCTTCCTGGGCTCTATTATGTGGATCGCTGTCTTCTCCTACCTCATGGTGTGGTGGGCCCATCAG GTGGGTGAGACCATCGGCATCTCAGAGGAGATTATGGGCTTGACTATTCTGGCTGCAGGGACCTCCATCCCTGACCTCATTACCAGTGTGATTGTGGCTCGCAAAGGCCTGGGGGACATGGCTGTATCCAGCTCTGTGGGCAGCAACATCTTCGACATCACTGTGGG CCTACCAGTCCCGTGGCTCTTGTACTCATCCTTTCACGGTTTTGCTCCAGTGGCTGTCAGCAGCAACGGGCTCTTCTGTGCCAtcgtgctgctcttcctcatgCTCCTCTTTGTCATCATCTCCATTGCAACATGTAAATGGAAGATGAATAAGGTGCTGGGTTTCACCATGTTTCTCCTCTACTTCATCTTCCTGGTGCTCAGTGTTATGCTGGAGGATCGGATCATCATCTGCCCTGTTTCTATCTGA